A genomic region of Raphanus sativus cultivar WK10039 chromosome 6, ASM80110v3, whole genome shotgun sequence contains the following coding sequences:
- the LOC108812205 gene encoding ATPase 1, plasma membrane-type, translating to MSGLEDIKNETVDLEKIPIEEVFQQLKCTREGLTTQEGEERIQLFGPNKLEEKKESKILKFLGFMWNPLSWVMEAAAIMAIALANGDGRPPDWQDFVGIICLLVINSTISFIEENNAGNAAAALMAGLAPKTKVLRDGKWSEQEAAILVPGDIVSIKLGDIIPADARLLEGDPLKVDQSALTGESLPVTKHPGQEVFSGSTCKQGEIEAVVIATGVHTFFGKAAHLVDSTNQVGHFQKVLTSIGNFCICSIAIGIVIEIIVMYPIQRRKYRDGIDNLLVLLIGGIPIAMPTVLSVTMAIGSHRLSQQGAITKRMTAIEEMAGMDVLCSDKTGTLTLNKLSVDKNLVEVFCKGVEKDQVLLFAAMASRIENQDAIDAAMVGMLADPKEARAGIREVHFLPFNPVDKRTALTYIDSDGNWHRVSKGAPEQILDLANARPDLRKKVFGCMDKYAERGLRSLAVARQVVPEKTKESPGGPWEFVGLLPLFDPPRHDSAETIRRALNLGVNVKMITGDQLAIGKETGRRLGMGTNMYPSAALLGTDKDSSIASIPVEELIEKADGFAGVFPEHKYEIVKKLQERKHIVGMTGDGVNDAPALKKADIGIAVADATDAARGASDIVLTEPGLSVIISAVLTSRAIFQRMKNYTIYAVSITIRIVFGFMLIALIWEFDFSAFMVLIIAILNDGTIMTISKDRVKPSPTPDSWKLKEIFATGIVLGGYQAVMSVVFFWAIHKTDFFTDKFGVRSIRDNNDELMGAVYLQVSIISQALIFVTRSRSWSFVERPGALLMIAFVIAQLVATLIAVYADWTFAKVKGIGWGWAGVIWVYSIVTYFPQDLLKFAIRYILSGKAWTSLFDNRTAFTTKKDYGIGEREAQWAQAQRTLHGLQPKEEVNIFPEKGGYRELSEIAEQAKRRAEIARLRELHTLKGHVESVAKLKGLDIDTAGHHYTV from the exons atgTCAGGTCTCGAGGATATCAAGAACGAGACTGTTGATCTG GAAAAGATTCCGATTGAGGAAGTTTTCCAGCAGCTGAAATGTACAAGGGAAGGGTTGACGACGCAGGAAGGAGAGGAAAGGATTCAGCTCTTTGGACCCAACAAGCTCGAAGAGAAGAAG GAAAGCAAGATTCTGAAGTTTCTGGGGTTCATGTGGAATCCACTTTCATGGGTTATGGAAGCTGCGGCTATCATGGCCATTGCTTTGGCCAATGGTGATGGCAGACCTCCGGATTGGCAAGATTTTGTTGGTATCATCTGTCTGCTTGTTATCAACTCCACCATCAGTTTCATTGAAGAAAACAATGCCGGAAATGCTGCTGCTGCTCTCATGGCTGGTCTTGCTCCTAAGACCAAG GTGCTCAGGGATGGAAAGTGGAGTGAACAAGAAGCTGCTATTCTGGTTCCAGGTGATATTGTTAGCATTAAACTTGGAGACATCATCCCAGCTGATGCCCGTCTTCTCGAAGGTGATCCTTTAAAGGTTGACCAGTCTGCTCTAACTGGAGAGTCCCTTCCTGTGACCAAGCACCCCGGTCAAGAAGTGTTCTCTGGCTCAACTTGTAAACAAGGAGAAATCGAAGCGGTTGTTATTGCTACAGGAGTTCACACCTTCTTTGGTAAAGCTGCTCACCTTGTGGACAGCACTAACCAAGTTGGTCACTTCCAGAAAGTTCTTACATCCATTGGAAACTTCTGTATCTGTTCTATTGCTATTGGTATCGTGATTGAAATAATCGTCATGTACCCTATCCAAAGAAGGAAGTACAGAGATGGAATTGACAATCTGTTGGTCCTCTTGATCGGTGGTATCCCCATTGCTATGCCAACGGTCTTGTCCGTGACTATGGCTATCGGGTCTCACAGGTTGTCTCAGCAAGGTGCCATCACCAAACGTATGACTGCCATAGAAGAAATGGCAGGAATGGATGTCCTATGCAGTGACAAAACGGGAACACTAACCCTCAACAAATTGAGTGTGGACAAGAACTTGGTTGAGGTCTTCTGCAAGGGCGTGGAGAAAGACCAAGTCCTGTTATTTGCAGCCATGGCTTCTAGGATTGAGAACCAGGATGCTATTGATGCAGCCATGGTTGGAATGCTTGCGGATCCAAAAGAG GCACGAGCTGGAATCAGGGAGGTTCACTTCCTTCCATTCAACCCTGTGGACAAGAGAACGGCTTTGACTTACATCGACTCTGATGGTAACTGGCACAGAGTCAGCAAAGGTGCTCCCGAGCAG ATCCTGGACCTTGCCAATGCCAGGCCTGACCTTAGGAAGAAGGTTTTCGGTTGTATGGACAAATACGCTGAGCGCGGTCTTAGGTCACTTGCAGTTGCTCGTCAG GTGGTCCCCGAGAAAACAAAGGAAAGTCCAGGTGGACCATGGGAATTTGTTGGCTTGTTGCCTCTTTTTGACCCTCCAAGACACGACAGTGCTGAAACCATTCGTAGGGCTTTGAATCTTGGTGTTAACGTTAAGATGATCACCG GTGACCAACTTGCTATCGGTAAAGAAACGGGTCGCAGGCTTGGAATGGGAACCAACATGTATCCATCTGCGGCTCTTCTTGGTACTGACAAGGACTCGAGCATTGCATCCATTCCTGTTGAGGAGTTGATCGAGAAGGCTGATGGGTTTGCTGGCGTCTTTCCAG AGCACAAGTATGAAATTGTCAAAAAGCTACAAGAGAGGAAACACATTGTCGGAATGACTGGTGATGGTGTCAACGATGCTCCTGCATTGAAGAAAGCTGACATTGGTATTGCTGTGGCCGATGCTACAGATGCTGCTCGTGGTGCCTCAGATATTGTTCTCACCGAACCTGGATTGAGTGTTATCATCAGTGCAGTGCTCACTAGCAGAGCTATCTTCCAGAGAATGAAGAACTATACC ATTTATGCAGTGTCGATCACAATCCGTATTGTG TTTGGTTTCATGCTTATTGCTCTGATATGGGAATTTGACTTCTCAGCGTTCATGGTTCTGATTATTGCCATCCTTAATGACG GTACCATCATGACTATCTCAAAGGATAGAGTCAAGCCATCTCCCACACCTGATAGCTGGAAGCTCAAAGAAATTTTCGCCACCGGGATTGTGCTGGGAGGTTACCAAGCCGTTATGAGTGTGGTTTTCTTCTGGGCGATTCACAAGACCGACTTTTTCACT GACAAGTTCGGTGTGAGGTCAATCAGGGACAACAACGATGAGCTGATGGGTGCTGTGTACCTACAAGTTAGTATCATCAGTCAAGCGCTCATCTTCGTCACAAGATCAAGGAGCTGGTCGTTCGTCGAACGTCCTGGGGCGCTTCTGATGATTGCATTCGTCATTGCACAACTT GTTGCGACTTTGATTGCAGTGTACGCTGACTGGACATTTGCAAAGGTGAAGGGTATCGGTTGGGGATGGGCTGGTGTGATTTGGGTTTACAGCATTGTTACATACTTCCCACAAGACCTTTTGAAGTTTGCCATCCGATACATCTTGAGTGGAAAGGCTTGGACCAGCTTGTTCGACAACAGG ACTGCTTTCACGACCAAGAAGGATTACGGTATTGGAGAAAGAGAAGCTCAGTGGGCACAAGCTCAGAGGACACTGCACGGTCTCCAGCCTAAAGAAGAGGTCAACATCTTCCCAGAGAAAGGAGGTTACAGAGAGCTGTCTGAGATCGCCGAGCAAGCTAAGAGAAGGGCCGAGATAGCAAG GCTTAGGGAGCTTCACACATTGAAGGGACATGTTGAATCAGTCGCAAAGCTGAAGGGCTTGGACATTGACACAGCTGGTCATCACTACACTGTGTAA